A region of Saimiri boliviensis isolate mSaiBol1 chromosome 10, mSaiBol1.pri, whole genome shotgun sequence DNA encodes the following proteins:
- the LOC101028516 gene encoding uncharacterized protein LOC101028516 encodes MRKQLRAKEPLSEEYPWEIKSWLCPFCPGHSSQPSQFIPTFCQNLERLQSHQEEPAPGSGETVRSSDITGKTTNQGQRDQSPAPPPEDLSQRPHFRSQASMGCRLLCCVLLCLLGAVPMDTGVTQTPKHLVMGMAHNKSLKCEQHLGHNAMYWYKQKTKKPPELMFIYNYKEIYVNESVPSRFSPECPNSSHLYLHLHALQPEDSALYLCASSQDTALQSHRFPVQKPSGPGRKLRGAQRAWVNTSCKSPNRSFRTSQHLLIHLYGNFTCCAYI; translated from the exons ATGAGGAAGCAGCTGAGAGCAAAGGAACCCCTGTCAGAGGAATATCCTTGGGAAATAAAAAGCTGGCTCTGCCCTTTCTGCCCAGGCCATTCATCCCAACCCAGCCAATTCATACCTACCTTCTGTCAGAACTTAGAAAGATTGCAAAGCCATCAGGAAGAACCAGCCCCTGGGTCTGGGGAAACTGTCAGGAGCAGTGACATCACAGGAAAAACCACCAACCAGGGCCAAAGAGACCagagcccagcccctcccccagagGATCTCAGTCAGAGACCCCATTTCAGATCCCAGGCTAGCATGGGCTGCAGGCTGCTCTGCTGTgtgctcctctgcctcctgggagcaG TCCCCATGGACACCGGAGTTACCCAGACCCCAAAACACCTGGTCATGGGAATGGCACATAATAAGTCTTTGAAATGTGAACAACACCTGGGGCACAATGCTATGTACTGGTACAAGCAGAAAACTAAGAAGCCACCAGAGCTCATGTTTATCTACAACTATAAGGAAATCTATGTAAATGAAAGTGTGCCCAGTCGCTTCTCTCCTGAATGCCCCAACAGCTCTCACTTATACCTTCACCTACATGCCCTGCAGCCAGAAGACTCAGCCCTGTATCTCTGTGCCAGCAGCCAAGACACAGCCTTGCAGAGTCACCGTTTTCCTGTGCAGAAACCTTCGGGGCCTGGCAGGAAGCTGCGGGGAGCACAGAGGGCTTGGGTGAACACTTCCTGCAAGAGCCCCAACAGAAGCTTCAGAACATCACAGCATCTGCTAATTCATCTATATGGCAACTTTACATGCTGTGCATATATTTAG